In a single window of the Nocardioides sp. L-11A genome:
- a CDS encoding response regulator transcription factor, translating to MIGVLIVDDHQLARSGLRSLIEPEPDLTVAGEAGNGPEAVRLARMLRPDVILMDLKMPGGDGLAATKAIADDPHLAATRIIVLTSYDSDESVLAALRYGASGYLLKDFEAPALLQGIRTVAAGEALLAPVIARRIAETWTPPAPPARPPYPALAELTEREREILVKVAEGRSNAELAAELHISHATAKTHVSRILAKLGARDRVQLVIIGYRSGLVGPDH from the coding sequence ATGATCGGCGTGCTGATCGTCGACGACCACCAGCTGGCCCGCTCCGGGCTGCGCTCGCTGATCGAGCCCGAGCCCGACCTGACGGTCGCGGGCGAGGCCGGCAACGGGCCGGAGGCCGTCCGGCTGGCCCGGATGCTGCGGCCGGACGTGATCCTGATGGACCTCAAGATGCCCGGCGGCGACGGCCTGGCGGCGACCAAGGCCATCGCCGACGACCCCCACCTGGCGGCCACCCGGATCATCGTGCTGACCAGCTACGACAGCGACGAGTCGGTGCTGGCCGCGCTGCGGTACGGCGCCAGTGGCTACCTGCTGAAGGACTTCGAAGCCCCCGCCCTGCTCCAGGGCATCCGGACGGTGGCGGCCGGCGAGGCGCTGCTGGCTCCGGTCATCGCCCGCCGGATCGCGGAGACCTGGACCCCTCCCGCTCCCCCGGCCCGGCCGCCGTACCCGGCGCTCGCGGAGCTGACCGAGCGGGAGCGGGAGATCCTGGTCAAGGTCGCCGAGGGACGGAGCAATGCCGAGCTGGCCGCCGAGCTCCACATCAGCCATGCCACCGCGAAGACCCACGTGAGCCGGATCCTGGCCAAGCTCGGGGCACGGGACCGGGTGCAGCTGGTGATCATCGGCTATCGGTCCGGGCTGGTCGGCCCCGACCACTGA
- a CDS encoding alpha/beta hydrolase, whose product MTTSYPAAPAASTAVRPLRRVGAVLLAVLGALVGVVVGGLTVLVVAAVAPQPVAFLGAGAAAVLVVTVLVGRGAVAVGRGHRGWWAALVIGTAWTALVGVGFGLLFLRPFPEMREGPVPADVRFWKLDDGSRLAYVASPATVAGRKPTPVIFLHGGPGTPDEGLPYGTAELNAAGYDVYSYDQIGAGRSTRLADVTSYTVARNVADLEAVRHRVGAEQVILIGQSWGGSLAAQYLAAHPGRVAKVAFTSPGEIWPEAHPDTDVSPWGALTGAAEKRYDELMSDPRFLLQALLLENSPQAAHRLVGDAESDSRLHEIAVAGRDLGGCPGGPPGEGEVHQNPQGFYTNQLTNADFDEIDDPRPVLRTIRTPALILRAECDYVPWIDTREYRDTLPDATLVYLPGAGHGITGDAGPAYLRAILDFLAGDPLDGYTGADDPAP is encoded by the coding sequence GTGACCACCTCCTATCCAGCCGCCCCGGCCGCTTCGACTGCCGTCCGCCCACTCCGCCGTGTCGGCGCTGTCCTCCTCGCCGTGCTCGGCGCGCTCGTCGGGGTGGTCGTCGGCGGCCTGACGGTCCTGGTGGTCGCGGCCGTCGCGCCGCAGCCGGTGGCCTTCCTCGGGGCGGGTGCCGCGGCCGTGCTCGTGGTGACCGTGCTGGTGGGCCGCGGAGCGGTGGCGGTCGGTCGCGGCCACCGAGGCTGGTGGGCCGCACTCGTCATCGGCACGGCGTGGACGGCGCTGGTCGGCGTGGGCTTCGGGCTGCTGTTCCTGCGGCCGTTCCCGGAGATGCGGGAGGGGCCGGTGCCGGCCGACGTCCGGTTCTGGAAGCTGGACGACGGCAGCCGGCTGGCCTATGTCGCGAGCCCGGCGACGGTGGCCGGGCGCAAGCCGACGCCGGTGATCTTCCTGCACGGCGGGCCCGGGACGCCGGACGAGGGGCTGCCCTACGGGACGGCCGAGCTGAACGCGGCCGGTTACGACGTCTACAGCTACGACCAGATCGGGGCCGGCCGGTCGACCCGGCTGGCCGATGTCACGAGTTACACGGTCGCCCGCAATGTCGCCGACCTGGAGGCGGTCCGCCATCGGGTGGGCGCCGAGCAGGTGATCCTGATCGGCCAGTCCTGGGGCGGCTCGCTGGCGGCGCAGTACCTGGCGGCGCACCCGGGCCGGGTCGCGAAGGTGGCGTTCACCTCGCCCGGCGAGATCTGGCCGGAGGCGCACCCGGACACGGACGTGTCGCCGTGGGGCGCGCTGACCGGCGCCGCCGAGAAGCGGTACGACGAGCTGATGTCCGATCCGCGCTTCCTGCTGCAGGCGCTCCTGCTCGAGAACAGTCCGCAGGCGGCCCACCGCCTGGTCGGTGACGCCGAGTCCGACTCCCGGCTGCACGAGATCGCCGTAGCCGGCCGCGACCTCGGCGGCTGCCCCGGCGGGCCGCCCGGCGAGGGCGAGGTGCACCAGAACCCCCAGGGCTTCTACACCAACCAGCTCACCAACGCCGACTTCGACGAGATCGACGACCCGCGGCCCGTGCTGCGCACCATCCGGACCCCGGCCCTGATCCTGCGGGCCGAATGCGACTACGTGCCCTGGATCGACACCCGCGAGTATCGCGACACCCTGCCCGACGCCACCCTGGTCTACCTCCCCGGCGCCGGCCACGGCATCACAGGCGACGCCGGACCGGCGTACCTGCGGGCGATCCTCGATTTCCTGGCCGGCGATCCGCTGGACGGCTACACCGGCGCCGACGACCCGGCCCCGTGA